In Mya arenaria isolate MELC-2E11 chromosome 1, ASM2691426v1, the genomic stretch CTAAATAAAGCAAGTatggaaaatgtttattacttACAACGAGACTGTAAcggtgtatttaatagctgaaaacgcacaaataataaatgactggtgggtcctagaATATTTACAGTGATTAACTTTCGCCTCATAAGGTTAAAGACACGtattttctgcatttttctttcaaatgaaacacggtattcttcataagaaccattgttttgaatatttattcatatttcggtaaattaaaacaaaaaaatcattgtgttatttgtagtgatacatgtaatttgggagtaataatgcatttttaaaaaggataaGGTAAGGAAAACTAGTTAACGACAAAATTCAAATTCGCCGAATAATTGGCaaatattaagtattatttAACACACGTCTGATCCTCAAAAATAACGTTAGTTAGGTGGGGTTGTAGGATTATATGGGATGGAATAGATTCAAAAGTTGGCAGTTATAATACACTGTTAGTATTGATGGTATTTTTAGAAAAGATGgtctttaaaaaaactatttggtatTGTAAGGCGTACCTAgccttttatatttaaaagtcgCTTGGTACGTTTCGGCATTAACTCTATGAATTACGAAGCAAGGAAAATGATTATCAGATCACTTGATTCAAGTATTAAACtctattttgtgttgtttgtataaGGTGTTTACTAATTTTTATCTCTATTTTAGTCCTGTATTCAATAtgtaacttaagtcaatcttacggtcatacatgattgacttcattcactctattggtcagttataaataacaagcaatctgattagctacatcgttcttagatccagttAAGACCAATATAGAATACCAGCCCTAGCTAGGCTTTTGCTGCTTAAGAGggcttattttttattatttgactaccgggcttgtccttgtagttatCATTGTAAATATGAAAGTGCATACTTTTCAGGATCCACTTCCGCTGTTTCGTCGTCTTCGCTCACTTGCCAGGCCGAGATACCTCGCTCCTCCGGGGTCCCTGTGGTATCACAATTGAGTATTATGTACAAAAAcagttttcgataaaaaaaattgtagtaCCTTCCAATATCAAAACCCCGACGGAGTATAACCTTTGCCACTACGCATATAACGTGGCAATGAAAAATCATTGGAACACCAGTGACAACgacaaaacatgatttgtatctccactaaaatcgtccaagtttaatctttatttcaatatggtagaaaaaagtgataaaatacGCCTAAAATGCACCGTTTCAGtctctttatttttaaattttgcttgAGGGAGTATGCAAATCAGGTCCCCTATCATATCACCAAGCAATgctcactatttttttatttggtatacattgtgtaatattgttttaatgagaTTCGATACTTTTAAAGGACactgttttaaagataaagaaCGTTTTGGGacttttcactgtttttaaatgaaacgatGTTTTGGTTTATATAACAAGTTTAAGCAAGTAATTCACCAAAAagaaatgtgatatttaaatatgttatgctTAAGTCGAGACATTGGGGCCATGCGATCAATGAAATGCTGAATCTAACAACTATCTATTAAATTTTAACGGCGAACAAGTTAGGTTGctgttaaaaaaaagatttctttttaatttagatgcattatcatgttcaacttatttcactttaatgatcaaaacaaaaaaggcgTATAATTTAGGTacagattataaaatatgagCGATATATTGCGCTATTTTAACTGGGGAGTTTGTGGATACGTGgctatttattaaaaagacaCCATCTATTAAGGTTAATATTTAATCTGTAACTAGATCTTATACTTTTTTGGTTTTAATAATTCAAGTCAAATGAATGTAAAcatgaatatgcatttatattaaaaaaatatgttgtttttgcatttacCCATATTTTGCGCCTTAAACCATGTACTAATTATGAATAATTCATAGTCATGCATTCTACAACTAATTTTTAGATTAAATATtcttgatgattttttttttgtttatcttcaTGTAACTTTTCCCCAAGAATGTCTGAAATAAGCATGTACAGGTAAATactctaaataataaaaaaaatggttaaatactattattattaaacaaactgCACACTTCCttgttgcatatatatatgtttcgagaaaataatcatattattcaTGGACttaaagttttatgaaaactataaaattgtCATATTCTAGCAGgcattacataaaaaaatcatttatttgtctatatacatattcatttgTCAAATGACAATAgcatttgaaagtttttatgCATTGATCAATCGTGGCCAAATACTCGTACTAGGTGAATTCCCAATCAAGCGATATCAAAAATATCTTTAGCGCTTAAATCGACTTTAACAACTAAGGGGTGGGCTAATATACCCGAAAAAATCCATCCGTGGACGTTTTGCTTTGGCAACAACCGGCCATTTAAATCATTGTGTGTATACAtagtgataaattacgtcataaatgctacgtcaaaaggcaacattttgcttaaaatgatgactttaaacaaagataacttttcttttactacatcattttaaacgaaacaaaGGGCGTTTTATGCCACTAAAATAGCACCGCCTTCGCTTGATAAGCattagtttcattaaacacttcgacaaacctgtttccaaaattatgttttgacagtgctccgccAGACGGCCGCTTTGTGAAAAGATTTGTCGAAGTgtcttaagaaactaaactctcaatcaaactctagttAAGGACCGAAGGCGGCACCcagtaagcggcgtagactgtactttgtttcatttaaaacggtaaagaaatagtgaagttatcatttttaaagggactgtactccttATGAGAAAACAGCgaaaaaaattgtcgaaaactgacatagacttggtatcgatgtgtacaatgcattgaaacttactaactgaagtaccacatagtttacaattaatttatttttcgcagttttttcgtatttttccattaataaatattactaggtatgtctacctagtagaattcattccttatgcgtgatggtttttttttacattttggtatgtttttttacaattatgatttcaaagagtaaaatattttataaagtaattgtcctgagattcgtacAGAAAACcccttttttggtgccaatctggtgtacagtccctttaaagcaaaatgttgcctttctacgtagcatttatgacgctaTTTATCTCGTtgtttacacacactgtatatggTTACCTTGAATTACCTTCTTTAAAGTGCAAAAACTTGCTGTCCGAAATCATTTTTGGGGTGGTAAACATGAACGGTCTCTTCGTGCAAAAAGCCAttataagtaatagttagatgacatgaagtaacatttgattgattaagaatgggcggagttagCGAAGTGAACGAGCCCTTCGTCATCATTAaaatcgtcaccttagtgcaagaactcaatatctgcttctatatctatatgcagttattgagttattgcactaaggtgacgaaatGTTACTACGGGTCATCTAACTGTCATAGAATACTACCTTCTTGACTGACACATTGTAAACGCAAACTCTGACGCAGGGATTGTGTCTCGGATGACTGACAGTAGGTGGACCTTTAAACACGCGCGAAAGATGaaattctaaatgattaagtctaATGCTTAATGATTGCccatctgcaatttcattggcttaaaattTAGGTTATATTCTAAGATATGAAAGATATAAACCTTGACAGACATTGTAGTATTTAGACGTTATAATACCCATTTTTTATACTTACCATAATTGTCATCCTCACCAGTCAGTAATTACCTTTATATAGGTATTTAACGTAACTTTATTATCAAGAATAACATATGGGCGGCAATTATTATGGTGTTTGTTGCTCATTAGTATCAAACATTGTAACAATAAATGTAACAGTAATTGGGCGGAAAAGAATCGATGAGTCTTTAGTAAGTTTTTGAGCTTAAAAAGTGCTAACTATTGTGCGTTCCTGtgtaaaatagcaaatatattaaaaccgCCAGTCACACAGACGTAATAATTTTCGAGATGTTCTTGAGATTAAAATCTCTCTGTAATTGGTTGGATTTTTTTCATCTAATTAATCAATTATTCTGTAGAATTGCTAAATGAGTGTCTAAAATACATTGATAGCAGTTTTAAGCAGACacaattcattttgtatttacgACAACAATGTTACCAATTATATAACATTAGAGACgttgaaaaacacattttgtactTTTACTTGATCGCGTAGTTACCAGTACAAGAAGAAGTTTTAAGGTGTGTCGCTCACAATATAAAGGGTGGCAAATCacaaggagtgttaaaacaaaaataccaaaagctggaaccgtACCGCAAATGTTTTTGAAGACCACAACTTTCATTAGAGTCTATATTATGcgattgaaaataaattccggctgtggtgttgcgtgaaaggttgattgacattatcacgtgatgttatcaatgtgtCCTTAACAGGTCATTATATTCGCATATCCTTTTAAAGTGTCGGTGGCCCTGTGGATTAGCcaactgttttctattttttcttgactttaccggcatGGGTTCGAACCCAACTTAAACCAAAATGCTTTTTCGTGCTATTACTGtattttatttctgcaatttagagtaaaataatggtaaaattagtattttcagatgcattaccgggaaagttattttttggtccaaaaacatgagcgaggcACTTTAAAGTCGTTTGCCAAATATCTGACCGACAAGCGTGTCACAGTGCTTTCCCTGTGATAGTGTAAATGCCATTACCGTTTGCTGCAACCTAGACATGTCTTTATGTCGCATATCATCGATTTCACAGTTGTTCTTGATACCGACTGCGTGGTGTTTTTTGTACAATGTGCACATAACCTGATGACGTAGCACACACAAATTATTCACAAGTATAAGGTACATGGATAAgaagcattttgaaaacatggcattaatCAATAAAACCGATCAATAGTCTAGTTTCCGATGTTTCGACCCGTTATGTGTTTATACGTATTTgttgtatgtaatattttaatgtaaggCAATGATGAATCCGTGTGTTTTGTATGGCTTGGTATATTTGAATATACACTAGTTCAATTTGAAACATGActaacaattttaaagaaagctTCAGCGTTTATCTTACCTGGTACTGTGTTGTCTAGGAAACATGCAGCAATAGTTCCGGCCAAATGCGGGTTGCCTAGCAACATTGCCATAATGCGATCAAACGTCTGGTTTCCTGAAATTGCAAAGCAAATAATGACTTTTTTTTACTTGAGGCACGCGCCAGGTAAAATTATCTAAGTTAAAAATTCAAATGCCAAATCGAAGCAAACCAATACTTAAATAAACGAAATGGAATATTTCAGATTAAAAGAAGCTCTAATTGGCATTATGAGGACCACAAAACACATTAAATCATTCATAGTTCGGTTCTGATAGAGGGGGCGCATGCCAAATTCTACGCCCTTTAACTGATACTCCCCTAAGCCAAATCATTTGTTGGCCTTTATCATTGACGCGCATCATTACCACCAGtattaaattatgtatattttaatgtatgtcCATATCCATGGTAGACGTGAACATTTAATTATTCGGGAACGGACACACAAATGTTTTCGATGATTCGAATCAAAATCAAGCCATACAAATACACTCGATGCACTCAAAACGTGTTAAACCCTCAGCAAAATCGTCAGTCATAATCAACCGTCCTGGCTCTCTGAATCCATGTCGACAGGGCCGGTTTATCAAGATCATACGCATTAAAGGAATAGCATACGCCCATGATACAAACAGTCAGTTGTGACGTCACATACCGGTATCCACGGGGTTCTTGACTCGTTGGGCCCAGGTTGGAACACACAACCCAATAAAGACGGCGAGCCCGAATATCGCTATGTTCCTGCTCGAGGACATGTCGACTACCTGTagcatattgaataaaaaacaaatgttgaatgCTTTGTTTTTGCCGAAATTAGACCAAAAGTTAAGTGATTGGTTAATATCTTTTCAGTGATAAAATGTTGCCAATCAAATAATTCAATGTGCAAAGTAGCTTTGAAGATCTAATGTGGACAGCttatttaagtttcataaaattgGCCGCATTCAGCAAACATTTAGTCAgctttgataattatataatactgaaatataacatataaattgaATGTTCAGCAGGTTCACTGATTTCCTATTTATGAGCAGAGGTGTTATACTCTTCAAAAGTTTCATGATGTTTCAATTATATTCGGTATTGTATATTTTACGAACGAAAAAGAAACAGTAAAACACATGGCTTGTTAGGTGTGTCCGTTAATTGTAAGGAAAAAAAACTCGTAACGTTTGATACCAGACgacaacacaaatacattttGCGCAAACActagttttttatgtttaccaTCAATTTCTAAAAACCCTCTCACGAGATTTTGGAACACTAGCAATTATTTTCGctatcttttttttaacaacCCTCTAACGAGATttcgggaaaactaattttaaattcGTTATCATTCTCGGATTTCGGAAACACTATATGTAGCTATTATATTCGCCATCATTTTCGAGCAACCCTCTCACCTCTAGATTTGACACGACCACACCTAGACACACACCAAGCATGACAAAAATAGCCCCGCCAAGGACCGGATATGGGATGGTGATAAAGATGGCGGAGAACTTTCCAAACACACCAAACAGGATGTAAAGTATGCCGGTACATAGGAAAACGCTACGGCTTGCCACCTGAAACAAAAAGATCATATTTTGAGATTATTTAGGTCTCTGAATAGTGAAGGTGAGTTTATTGATCGGTGTTAAATAAAtttgcaattatatatttgtttgaggCGAACAGAACATCACTAACTGACGGATTATAAAGAATTATACAATAGAAAATCGTCAAACTACATACGCTAAGAAATACATTCATATTCACATGATTGATTGTGGGTGGTAACATATTTATAGGATTTTTTGAATGAAAGAAAAGTAAGAGATTAACAATAGTATGAACAAAACCACACCTGTAGCTTTACGGTACAAACACTGTACCGAATATGTTATGGTTAAAATGGCTCTTACGTTTATTTGGAAGCGGAAAAGACCTGCATACAATTGTATCTGTTATCTGTTGACTAATTggcacatttaaatgatttgataaaTGTTGACCACCAATCAATTAACATACTGGCtaactttgaaaacaacaaagaataaaccagtttcatacatttggctgcttatcgataaataaacaaaaatattttcgatTAATTTCGCTTTCATCGACACATGAAATCTACCCGTGTTGCGCTAATAGCTCCTATGTTGCCGCCATAAGTTCCGGTAGCGTGACCACATCCCACCGCACCGGAGACCATACTGCAGAAACCTTCCACTAATATTCCGCGATTCATGGCATGGCGCGGCGGTGGCGGAACACGCGCTGCTTTTGCGCATGCGTAGTAATCACCAATGGAATCCAACACTGATACAAGCGTGGCAATCATACATGACAAAAATGCGCCGCTATTGAACTTGAATTCTCCGAACTGACCtagttaaaatataaagatgAAATGTAGTTGTTTTGCATTCATaatgttcattcattcattcattcattcattcattcattcattcattcattcattcattcattcattcatttattcattcattcattcattcattcattcattcattcattcattcattcattcattcattcattcattcatttttattgtaagaaaatGTCTGTTCCAGTTGAGTAGTGGGGTCTTTTAAACAACATCAGATCTAAACAAAATTAGGTTGCcgtatgtaaaataaacatgagaAACATAATACATTCTTTTGCTGTGATAACACGCAAAAATCCAGCGGTCGCAATATGATCAAttataaattgtcaaaataaagcGCTAATTTACGAATGTATTAAGTTAATGTTGCGAAAGCATGAAATACATGGAAGGCTGGATAATAAAAAGCCAAAggttaatataaaacaacaacaacagggcAATGAGTGGCAACGCTCGtctgtatttttgttttcagtcgACCTTAACTCAACAATGTGTGATAAGGCCGTCGTTGAAAACGAAAATAAGTTTAACACAAAATCTCATCTTGTTTCTTCGGAAAAGACGGACGAacttaattatgaaatattgtttttagcCAATGCTGAGGGACATTGACGGTGTTGCGTCTGCAGGTATGTAATGATGCTATACAATGATAGTAGAAGCTGGTGCTGAGAGACGATGACAGTGTTACCCCTGCCGTAATGTATTAATGTTATTCAATGGAAAACTAAGCCGGCCCAGGGGACGTTGCCAGTGTTGAGACTGTCGGAATGTATTGGTGTTATACAATGCAAATATAATCAGGTGCTGGGGATGTCGTCAGTCGTGCGCCGCCCGGAATGTATAAATGTGAAATAACTGAAATCTACCTGGATAAGGAAACATAAACCATGGATTTTCAGCAATGATTTCACTACGTGCGTCTGTTCTGGCGTTAAACGACGGCTCGTTAGGGTCACTAGAAAAGGCGCCTAGGTGTGTCAACAATGCGCACAATCCCCAGTTGAACAGGATGGAGATGAGAATCTgaaagacaaaaacattttaattaatttccattttaGACCTAGCCTTTGCGAACCAAATATTACAGTGTCgtcaacaaaaatattaaaaacaattgaaaagcTACTTCAACTTTATCAACAAGTACAATTTTTAAACAgaatttgaatgcatttataactgttttatacAAGTACaatcaaattattcaaattaagAGAACAAAATTGGCCACTTTCTTTTGCCTTGACGGACTCCAGAAGTGAAAATATCTCGTTTCTTTCAAGATAACAGTTAGCTCGTAAATGAAATAATGGAAACAAGGTTAAATATCGTACATAGCACTGGTAACATGAATTATTTGGAATATTTTAAATCCTCATTTTAATTATGATCATACGTTATAGAGGATGCTTTATTAGTATGCAAAGACATTACCGCGAACACTTGATGTAGCGGGTACCGAATAATTCTGCAGCCCTGGGACGGGGTCCAAACTGGTATTGGCATTTGCCACTTTGATAGGTATAGGAAAAGAAACACAGCAACGCCCACTGTCCTGAAACAAACGGTAACATTCTAATCAATGAGTCAGACTCCCATTAATATGTTTGCCATGTGAATACCTGTATAACATTATGCCCTTCAATGTGTAACGGCACCGAATAAATCAGAAGTTTGCACTTTTCTACCAATCTTTCAGTTTCAAATATGGTACCTAATagtaattcaatattttgtaaaagtcTTAAAGCAATCTGATGTCATGAAGTTTAAAACTAGCATTTGTAAATGTCGTAACAAAAGCATAGTGTACATTGAAACATTTTGGTCATAACTACTTACGACATAGTTATTGGCCAGCTTGCTTCTACGTATTTCAACACAGGCTTCACTATGAACACAAACAGCAGGAGGATGGTTGGGACGATTGTGATGGGGCCAATATAACGGATGAGGAAGCCGATAAGTCCGGTAAAGCCTAGCATGGCGTGTATAAATCCTGCGAGTATCAGGCTGCCAGACAGCTTAAACAGGGAGAAGCAAAGTGTGTAAAGATCAGAACCACTTTTTCGATAATATATATAGAATTTAATCAAATAGTATCCGTCATCAAACAAACTAAGATGCATAGCACATGAGGCTGTCAGGTAGCTTGAAAAGACTACTTTGTTATTGTactaaattttgattttaaactaGCGTAACATTTTGTTAActagaattatatatataatggtgTTATCACttgatttataaatagtttcaaCATTGGGTTTGAACCTAACCAATATACTATCTCTAACAATAACAAATGGACGTATAGCTACCATTTGAATGTTGTTCATAACCCTTGCCATATGGTCGCCGTCGCCTATCGTTCCGTTGACAGCAAATGTCATGTTGGCAACTGCAGTTGTTGAAGCTGTAAAAATCAAACACTACCTTCAACGCATTTAAACGACTATTATCGGAATCACAATAGCAACAGCGTACATAAAAAGCACAAACCACAAATACCtataacaagaaaacataacAGTATAAAATCAAGCTTTGTCCAAACGGGTTAGggattgaaatttaaatgagaaaaaaaacatgatgaatAACGCAGTGAAAGAATTAGTTTTGCCATATATGTGTAAAACTCCTTCGTAAATAAAGCAAACCCTCGGAACCTCGGCATTTACCTTCATTTGTGTAAAGGGGAGAACAGAAGGAGCCGTCAATACTGGCAATAATGAGGAGTGGAATGACATAGTCAGCCATTGCACCTTGGAAGAGCGGTAATCTGTGGGAGAGAGAAAGGTTGCCTGAAAATTGCAATACAGTGTACAATGAGGAGTGGAATAAAATAGTCAGCCATTGCACCTTGTAAGAGTGGTTATCTGTAGGAAATAAGTTTGCCTGACATTGCAGTACAGTGTACTATGAGGAGAGGGTTGATATACTTAGCCATTGTGCATCAGAATAGCGGTTGTCTGTAAGAAAAACGTACATTGCGATAGCATTGCAGTACAGCGTAAAATAAGGAAAGGGATGACACAGTCTTGGAACAGCGATGTTCTGTAGAAAATATTGCGTGAACGTTGCAGTACAGTAGACAATGAGACAATGGATGATATACTTAGCCATTGCACCTTGTACTAGCAGTTATCTGCAGAAAAGAGGTAGTCTGCGTGAACATTGCAGTACGGTGAAGATAACAAAGTTATCCATGGCACCTTTGAACAATAGTTATCTGTAGGAAATAGGTAGATTGCGTGTACATGGCAGTACGGTGTCCTTTGAAAAAAAGGGGTGACACTGTGACAGCGGTTATGTGTAGGAAAGATGTGGATTACGTGAACATTGCCGTATATTTTACGCTGATTCCTAAGACAAGATAAATGCACATTACTCTGAGGATAAACTTTACTCTGACGTTAGATTTTAAGTACATCATCGTTGGAGGATGGTGTATAGTGACTGGTAAGACAAATTGGTTTGCAAAACTATCAAGAAAGTAATTAAGGGGAGGACATGGAAAGCCACAGCCTGAGGCGAGTACCATACCAATCTTTATTGAACAGTAAGCAATAAGGTATACAGTGACTATTAAGCCAATGTGGAAAACGTTTGTACTGGGAATTACGAGATTAGCAATGATATTGTCAGCAGAGCATAGAACAACGGAGTAAGTCATATGGTTTACGGGGATTTTTAGACGATGCCTATGACCATAAGGGTGTCAACCTCTATCCAGCCTGAAATCTAGAGTACCGCTTATTTTCGGACTCGAATCCGGAATAACCCTTGAAACACCATTTTGGTTAAGCATTGAATAAAAAGTCGCAAAATTGCTTGTTTTTCGTGTGTGTCTTATTCATATCTTAGCCTCTCTGGTAGTTCCTTACAATAACAAGTTATAAAGTACGCATGCGAGAAGTGTATAAAGGTGTTGGCtccattatttctttttatttaagatGCGTTTAGAGCGTTTTATGAAGTAATTAATAACGACTTGTAGCATATATACTGCTTTTGTTTGCCTATGTTAAGCTGTTAATATTGAACATCCAGTACAAgccaacatttacatttttaacaacaagcaataatgtaaaaatagtgttataaattatataattgacAAGCGAAACGAGCTAGAAAAGTTGGGTATGCGACCTTAAGAAGT encodes the following:
- the LOC128222953 gene encoding solute carrier family 23 member 1-like — protein: MEKKTKIEEADGQNVSVDNTEKRKHLIYTVSERPPVHITIVCALQQGLMVLASQLIVSLLVAEAVCASENNLLKARLLSSTLVMNGITTIAMNVIGVRLPLFQGAMADYVIPLLIIASIDGSFCSPLYTNEASTTAVANMTFAVNGTIGDGDHMARVMNNIQMLSGSLILAGFIHAMLGFTGLIGFLIRYIGPITIVPTILLLFVFIVKPVLKYVEASWPITMSTVGVAVFLFLYLSKWQMPIPVWTPSQGCRIIRYPLHQVFAILISILFNWGLCALLTHLGAFSSDPNEPSFNARTDARSEIIAENPWFMFPYPGQFGEFKFNSGAFLSCMIATLVSVLDSIGDYYACAKAARVPPPPRHAMNRGILVEGFCSMVSGAVGCGHATGTYGGNIGAISATRVASRSVFLCTGILYILFGVFGKFSAIFITIPYPVLGGAIFVMLGVCLGVVVSNLEVVDMSSSRNIAIFGLAVFIGLCVPTWAQRVKNPVDTGNQTFDRIMAMLLGNPHLAGTIAACFLDNTVPGTPEERGISAWQVSEDDETAEVDPEKFDEGYTLYEPLLPQRWLRSPWMKYIPFLPYKRPTSGAHKSV